The Meriones unguiculatus strain TT.TT164.6M chromosome 14, Bangor_MerUng_6.1, whole genome shotgun sequence sequence cattcaacattcctctattgagaattctgtttatctctgtaccccctagccaacatcaaactaaactgagagaaacttcaatcaatcccactgaaatcagggacaaggcaatgctgcccactctctccatatctcttcaacatagttcttgaagtcctggctagagcaataagacaattaaagaagataaagaggagTTAGTTTGGAAAAaagtagtcaaagtatcactatttgcagatgataggatagtgtacatcagtgaccccaaaaattctaccagggaactcctacagctgataaacaccttcagcaaagtggccagatacaaaattaactaaaaaagatcagtagccctcctgtatacaaaggacaaatgagcagagaaagaaattagggaaacaacacccttcattaTAACTAccaaggacataaagtaccttggtgtaaactccaaccaagcaagtcaaagacttatatgaaaaaagcatccagtctctgaagaaagaaatagaagatattagaaaatggaaagatctcccatgctcatggcttggcaggattaacatagtaaaaatggccatcttaccaaaagcaatctacagattcaatgcaatgcccatcaaattaccaacacaattctttacagaccttgaaagaaaaattttcagcttcatatggaataacaagaaacccagaatcactaaaccaatcctctgcaataaaagatcttctggaggtatctccatccctgatcgtaagctgtactatacagcaacagtaaaaataaataaataaataaataaataaataaataaataaatataaataaaacaaaaacaaccaaacaaacatggtactggcatagaaactggctggtggatcaatggaatcgaataaaagtaataaataaacccacacacttacggacacctgatttttgacaaagatgccaaaacaatacaatacaatggaaaaaagatagcatcttcaacaaatggttctggtctaactagatgtctacatgtagaaaaatgcaaatagatccatacttatcaccctgcacaaaattaaagtccaagtggatcaaaaacctcactataaaaccagacacactaaacctgttagaagaaaaactggggaataccctagaactcattggcacaagagacaacttcctgaacagaacaccaacagcacaggctctaagagtaacaatcaataaatgggacctcatgaaactgaaaagcttctgtaaagcaaaggacacagtcatcaaaacaaagcgactgcctacagattgggaaatgatcttcaccaaccctatatctgacagagggctaatatccagaatatataaagaactcaagacgttaaacagcaacaaatcaataaaactgacatttcatttttaatgaacTTCCCCCAACACCGACAGCTATGCTTTTAGTACAGCCAGTTCCTCAGAATGTCCAACACTGTTCAGTACACAAGGAAAAGAGGTGATAAGGGGGTGCTAGTCACTGAATGGATTTTTTAGAAAGTCTGGGAGATGCATTTGTGTGCCTTCAACAGAGAGGACAGCATAACACCAAATTCCAAAGAGCAACTTGGGAGTGCAGGCAGAAAGTGTGGTATCTCACAGACAGGAGCTGTAATGAATACGATTCTTTAAAAGTTAATTTGAGTGGACTTGAGGATAGTCAAGTGAACACGGAGGACAGAAGAAAGGCCATTTATTTGCCTACTGATTCCAAGCAAAGCATTTAGGGCTGCTTCTTCAATCTCAGACAAGGTGTTGTCCTGAGGAGAGGAAGTGCAAACTGGGGAGAAATAAGATTACTCCAGGAACACATGATGAGACCCAAGCTGACTTCATTTTATTAAGTCCACATAACCCTGAAACATGCTCTCATTACGAAAATCCATTCTGGACTCATACTGACCTGAATTCAAATTCGGATCCATTAGATATAAGCTACCCATTTGTCAGTTGTATCATGTAGAAATACTAGCGTCTAGCTCCACACTAAGATGATGTACATATAATGCTTAGCCTACACCTGACTTGTAGAAAGTGTCTGATAACTCGTGACTTCAGAGTTGTTGAGATCTGTACATGTCAGTGAACAGCAGTGTCTTTACAACCTCGGGGAGGAAAACACACAATAAACTATATACAAAGAGGATATGTCCTGgacatgtttttattaaaattcaaatTTCCTACAAGATAAATGAGACCATAAACAAAATTAGAAGACACCAGCCTGGAGGGTTATATTTCTAATCTAAAATGAAGAGCTGCTGTCTAGAATACTTACAGCCATCTGCACACTGACACAGGAAGGGAAAGAGCTGGCTAGAAAAACAGGCAGAAGAAATAACTGGGGAATTTCCAGCAGAGAAATCCTACATAACCAATGAATGCATGTAAAATGTATATTAAAACAAgataatattattaattatagtcATAAGAAATCAGTCTACTAATATAAAGTTGTCAATGATGTTTTACAAAAAGTAAAATCTTGCATAAAGTTGCTAGAAAGAAgccaaattaaaacaacaatttTAAGAACAATTTTACAGTAACCTGCTAAGGGAGAAATGTGTGTATCTTATAATCTACAATTCCACATTGAAGATATATGCTCTAGAGAAAGACATATGAAATTTTCACATCTCCATTTACACAGAAGATGTATACAAAGTTGCCAATAATAGTATCCATAGCAAAATAGccagaaacaatttttaaatatattttaaaatacatatttgatGTAATCCTAGACTATAAAACTATAGCAATTTAAAAGGGTGATAAAAATCTGCTTACCTGTATAATCAGAACTCAAAAACATAATTTCTATATATAATAGGGTTTACTTCATATAGGAATATAAAAGCACCAACTAAGAAAAGCATTAAAAATTcatattaattattttaacatGTGAGAACAGGATATCATAAGGAATAAAAGAGAACAGTATCTGCAATATTTATTGCCTGTATTAAAAATAGCTAAAAGCAAGGGGGATAAAACATTAACAATTGACAAGTTGGGGCTTATTAATACTTGTGCATATTCTtattttttgtacttttatatgTTGGTCTCTTCTAAGATAAAAGTAtgcattttttaaagtaaaatacaaaCAACTTACTAAAGACAAGAAGATCAATAACAAGACTGCTACAATATTCCAGAATAAGGCATGAGGAATAAAAAAGGGCACACTCCAGGGAAGCAGGCAGGATTCAGACACACAAGGTCCTAATGAGATGTCCTTGGTGGCTGTTTGAGGGTTTTCTTAGTATACTCAGGCTGCTGTGACAAAGCATCCTGGGTTGTGTGGCTTAGACAACAAGCAATCCTATCTCATAGTTCTGGGGACTGAGAAGTCCAACATTAAGAAGCCTGCTGAGGCTCCTAGCGGGAGCTCTGTCCCTGATTTAGAGCCAGCTAGCTGCCTTCTCCCTGGGTCCCACAAAAGATGTGAAAAGATAGGAAGAGAGTAACCTCCCTCTTCCCACTCTTATAAGGTCACTAATCTCACTCAGAGGGTCTCATGGTCTCAGCTAAGCCTAATTATCTCCCAAAGCCACATCTCCAAATATCAGTGAGGGCGAGAGCAACATATAAACTAAAGGCATAAACATACACTCCCCAACAAACACAGTAAGATTGTTTGTCCATCTACAGCGCTGTTcttgatatataatgaatataatgAATTCTTAATAATATCTGATGAATTCTGGATCTAACATTAGTACTTTTCCTGCTTATGAGTCACCCATACAGTGTTAGTTCAGAGGGAAGACAATTCTGGTAGGGACAGTAAAAGTACTATAGAGTACTTCAGGAAATCTTGTTTTGAAAAGTCTCACTCTGTATCGCAAGCTAGCCTTAAACTAATAGCAATCCCCATGCTTCCAcattccaagtgctaggattacaaacatgagccaccatgtctggaTGGGAAGTAATTTCTTGATGACCTCAGCCAAATTCCAACAAATGAAGTCACTTCAGGAGTCTTCTTTTAAAAGCTAGAGAACCTTTACAAGGACCCAtatcttctatttaaaaaaaagcttttacAGAAACACCCCAGTATGGGTCTGTGGCTTCGGCTAgcattacaataataataataataataataataccaccTCTTCCATGCCTTTCctggaaagaaacaaaatattctgtATGTTCGAAGGGTTCCTCAGTGCTTTAACCCAGTCTCACAGGTAGAGGGTGGACTAGGAGACTGTGACATCAGCATACAAGACAGTGTTAATCACTGGTTAACTATGGTCAAATAAAGTTAGTCCCAGAATTCTATGCTTAGAAAGCAATTCTGTTgcagtggaagaaaaaaaatatatatggagaGCAGAtaaagcacttgggaggcagaggcaggtgaatctctgtgagttccaggtcagcctgggctacagaatgagttccagacaggactacacagagaaccctgtctcgaaaaaaaaaaaaaaaaagaagcggCGGCAAGAGGATCATTagtctgaggccagtctagtttatgtagtgagttccagtacTAGTTGGATAAATTACTGAGTTCATacctcaagaaaaaaattaagggagTGAAAATATAGCCCAGTGACGGATAACTTGCCTAGAGTATTATGAACCCTAGATTCAACCCCCAGTGAGGCAAAaatccatatacatacatacatacaaattcgTACAttaatacatacatgcattcagACATGCTATACATGACCATTCTAGCACAATGTGAGTTTCACAAGATCCCACTATAAAAAAGATGGAGAATAAACAGTTCCTTTCTCAAATCGGTGGCCTCAATACAAGCACATCTACTACTCCAAGGAGTAGAAATTGACAGTGCTCAATGGTTTATAAACTATTAAGTACTTTCACATGTAAGGGTTAAAAGGGCAGAGATGGCTGGCGTGATTGATGCTAGAGGACAGAACGGGTGTGTTGATTCTGTGACCTCTTCACATTTCCATATAGTAGTGCCGCCTGCCCTTACAAGGTCCTGCCTCTTCTCTGGATTTAGGGGAAGATGAAGCCTCAACTGTTGTGATGCTGCTGGTTCTGCAGGGGTCTCATACTGACCTAGTAATTGTGGTTTGGTACTTCAGAGTTACTTGGGATTCTGCAAGAAGATTCAGTGTTGAGTGGTACCACTAAACCCAAGTTTTTCTGATGTGTAATCTGCTGTATAAATGGGTAATGTGTTTACAgaccatttaaaataaataaattaaataaataaataaacagtaaagacCTAAAAGAGGTCCACCTGGAAACATGCTGATATCTGACAACCCTGTTCTATGAAGATGATTGTAGCAGCTACATTAGTCAAGAGTCAGAGACAATTTCCAAACAGAGCCTCCCTTATTCTATTTTTCTATGCCAGTCTTGAGGTCCTGAGGGGTTCAATGTCCTCTTCTCTATAGGGGTCTCTGCAAACACCAGGACTAGAGTAACAATCTATGTAAGGCAAGAAGCCTTAGAGATAACATTAAACTACTCAGTAGCTGGTATTGGTTAAAACTTCTAGAGTCTGATACCAGgcagtttatttcagtttatttctgtatttaagtACAGAACAATTTGGGGAAATGTCTCCTGGTGTTACACAATCCCATGTGCACAAAAAGACataattacataaaaaattcttcTCTAAGTACATGTCACTTCTTCCATGAAGGTGGGTTCCATCGCTAGGCTACATGTTATCTGAAGGGCCTAGGGGAGGAgctggtgtggtctctgtcactgagctagCACAGAAGTTACCGAGGTTATTAACGACCTCTGGTTCTGCTGGGAAGGTTGGAGGAGTCCCTGGACATACATAGCACAGCAGTCATCTAGACTATTGGCCACCTCTGGCCCTGGTTGTGGGAGCTTGGGGGCAGCCAGATAGGACCTGGTCCAACAGATAGCACAGGGTTACCTAGACCATAGAGcctcctccactcccagcccTCTGGGCAGAATACAGGCTACATCTCTTTTCCTTTGAAAGGACAATCCAGTGTGTTTAACATCCATTGTCTCCCTAACGTGATCTGTGCGCGCAGGGGCCTTTGTGATCCCAGTGCTTCTCCTTTGCTTCTGCTTCTCCTTTGCTTCTCCTATATGACCAGTCCTATAAGGTGATAGGTATGTTGTCAAATCCCCTTAAGTCAGGTGACCCCAACATGCATCAGAAAACTTCTATAAAGACCATCGAAGGTCTAGGATACAACACAGGAATTTTCTAAAAACAAATCTCCTGGTGCATCTTGTAAACTCAAAATTAGCAGGTTTCCAAGGAATCAGTTCCTTCAGTTCTAGATTTGTTGGTTCTAAGAGGTCTGTGATTTATCTTATGAGCCATCTCTGATGCACAGCCAAAATTCTCTGAATCTCTGGAAGCCAAAAGCATTTTCTTTCCAACTCTCTCCATAGCTATCCAAGTATAGTGTCTAGCTCCTGAGCATTCTCCTCCTTCCTCAAGGAATCACCATCCCCTGCCTAGTTGTATCCAACGGGGACCACCCCCCAAAACGAAAGCCTCAGTTATTTGACCCAGGAACTTGTACCCATTCTATGGCTAGGCTACATGTTATACGGCAGTATATTCTATTAAACTTCTATTAAACAGCTATTCTATTAAACTTCCCCCCATGTGCCAAATTTCAGGTGAGGGACTTAGTGGTGGCCAAGTGCAAGGACACTGAAGCCTAAACTACTTGAGTTTGTGTATTGACTTTGCTGTTGACTATGGCTATTGGCAGGTTATTGCAGCTTGTGCcttagggtttgtttgttttctgttttataaaataaagcaaaggttCATACTTACTTGAAAACCTATTTGGAGGTAAGGGCTCACATCAGTACATGCATGTAGGAAACGCAATGGGACTGTCACCACTGATGCAGAGGTTTTCAGAGTCTTCCAAGGAGAAAAAAAGGCTTCTTTTTCTGTGTGGCCATTGTAGCAAGTACAGACGTCAGTCAGTGCAACCCCTGTAGTAGCCCTCTGGGCACATGACAGCATAAACTTCTGGAGGGCAAAGGGTCTTTTTAGAGCCGCCACATCTTCCCCACATGGCAAAGGACCAGGAACAAAAAAAGTTCAGGCAGTTCTGCTACAGAGTTGGTTTTGAAATGCAAATTTGTTCAAACACAGCCGACACACCAGGAAACTGAGCACTGAGTTTTATACTTAAGACATGATTATGCATTTTAGAGACTAGACATGGAAAACGTCATTCCCTCCCTGGCTAAGCAGCATGTACTCTTTTTCAAACATCTGTCAGCTACTTCAGCTTACTATAACTTTCAACCCAATTCTGACAAGCCTTTCTATGAAACTCAAGTTTTTTCTCAAGATTAACTGCCATATTACTGTAGTATTTGCATACTTTCTAACATAATACCTAAGACAATTCtgatgttgttttttgttttgtttgtgtgtgtgtgcatggagaggccagaggttgacacagAGTCTCTTGCTAAGCCTAGACGTACTCTAGGCCAGCTAGCTTGTTCCAGGGAACCCCTGTCTTGTTTCCTAATTGCTGGATTACAAATGGGCCAGCACATCCATTTGGCTTTTATGTAGATGCTAAGGATCCAAGCTCCAGTCTTCATACTCAAGTGGCAAGTACTTTATCCAATAAGCTATCTCCCTGGGCCCACTCCTACATTTCCTATGTGTCACTGATATTATAGGGTGCTATGTCCTTAATTCCAGTCTTCCAATAACTCTCCTGGTTTTCACTGTGATTTTCACAGTGTGGTCATTTTAAGCACACCTAATTACAGCAGAAAGAACTGCATTTTCAATAGTCTTCTGGTTGGTGGTGAACAAGACTTTCTCTTCTCTGTAGACACCTGACTCCTAAAACTGTAGTAGCGAGTGTACTTGTCATCCTAGGCTTTTAGGCCAACAGATCTGCCCACAGTCCAAAGTGCTAAATGTTAATTCATAATCAACTGCATGCCAGACACTGTGAAGCTGTGAAGACAGTGTGAATGAGAGGCAATGCTTGTCCTGCTCTTCCACTCCAGTGAGCTATGTCTAGAGACAAACAGCTAGTATAATAGAGTGGGGCAGATGCCATTATAGAATAATACAAATTCTCTCCAAAAACAAAGACCTCTGAGAGAAAGTGCTTCTCTTTCCCAGAGTTTTCCAAGGCTTCCCTGGCATGTCCCCTTTCCCATCTCCTCACTCATGCTGAGTGTGTGAGCACTGAGCGAGGAAACAGTAAAGAGGAGAGTTAAGATGGCACAGGTGGGAGGGACAAGGGCCCTGAGGGATGCGGGTAGAACAGCTCCGAAAAGGCCCCAAGGGGCACTGACTGGTCAGTGAGGAGAGACTGCCAGCACACAGTACTCAGGGTCGCTTCCTAGTCAAGTCTCCAGCTGGCTTTGTCTTCACTCAGCATTTAAGCTTCTTGCAGGGACTGCGTcaactctctctgtctcctccatcAGACGTGTTTCTTCACACACTAAGTTCTTGGGATTTCTACCATTTCCTCCTTCGGTTGCTTTCCCTCTGAAGGATTCCAGGAATACAACTCTAGTGGAAGCCCCTTCTGAATCCAAAAGAATGAAAGGATACCaagaagaaaaattttttttcctgccatctctctttctccactGTTACCTGCTCACAACTTAACTCTCCACCTGATGTTCAAGATTACAATTTTAGCACAAAATCCAGAATATGTATTCATCCCTTGAGCCTACCAAATTTTCTCCTGCCATTCCAGGCTTCCAGCTTCACTCTAAACCCTACTTGTGCCCCCAATATAGTTTCTCCCACTCTTGCTATACTGCCTCCTACTTACTTCCTATTGTATTGGTACCCCAACTAATAATTCAAGTAAACACTTAAGATTACTGTGTCTATCcctattacaaaataaaaaaataaaaataaattaaaaaaacatcgAGGTTCAAGGTCTCCCCCCAAAAATATAGTCAACATGAGATAACCTGGTCACTAGTTTTCTCCCCAAATAAAAAGACCAAGACTGGCTGTCCTCGGACTCCGAGGGAAAAAGCTCTGTCTCCGCTCTATCTCCTCAGATGACCCTCACATGGGAGGACTCTTGACTATACCAGCCACTATATCAGTCACCCACTTCTTTAACCCTTCTACTAgaccctgcctctgctctccttatAACGCTCATGGGTAACTAGGAGCAAAAGGTTCTCCATAATTATCAATCCAAGCAATTATGCTCCAGGCCCTTGGAAGGGTTTGTGGCACCCTGACATCCCTAGAAGCTCTCCTCCTCTTGTCCTTTCCCCATCAGGAACAATGAGACCCAAACTTCATCATTACAGGATGGCAGAAACTCCACAGTCCAACTTCACCTTCCAATGCCCAGCCTTCTTCAGAGATGGCCAGTGCTGGCTGGCACTAGCGTTTGGGCCCATGTGTCTCTGGCCCTGCTGGGCAATGCAACACTTCCGGCAGTGATCCAAATAGACTCTCTGCATCAGCCCTTGTTTCTACTCCTGGCCACACTGGCAGCTACTGACCTGGGCTTAGCCACATGTATAGCCCCAGGGTTGCTGGCTGTGCTGCGGCGTGGGCCCCCACCTGTACAATATACTGCATGCCTAAGCCAGCTGTTCTTTGTACATGCGCTGACTGCTGTGGAATCTGGTGTACTTTTGGCCATGGCCTGTGACCGCGCTGGGGCAGTGGGGCGTCCATTGTACCACCCTATCTTGGTTGCTAAAGCCTGTTTGGGCTGTGCGATCTTGGCACTGACACTGAAAGCTGTGGCTACTGTAGTGCCTTTTCCTCTGCTGGTGGCACGATCTGAGCACTTCCATGCCAAGATCATACATCACGCCTACTGTGCACACATGGCAGTCGTAGAGCTAGTGGTGGTTAACACATGGGTCATCAACTTGTATGGGCTAGCACTTTCACTGGCTGTGTCTGGTATAGATATTCTGGGTATTGCTGGATCTTATGGGCTCACTGCCCATGCTGTGCTTCAGCTACCTACCCGGGAGGCCCGGGCAAAGGCCTTAGGTACATGTAGTTCTCACATCTGTGTCATCCTGGCTTTCTACGTGCCTGGACTGTTCTTCTACATCACACACCACTTTGGTTGTCACACTGTCCCAAAGCCAGTTACATATCCTTTTATCCAACATCTATTTGCTGCTGCCACCTGCCCTCAATCCCCTCATCTATGGGGTCCACACCAAGCAGATGAGGGACTGATTCTTAGAAATGTTcaaattcagaaaaaataaaagcaattttaatGGACAGTGGGCCTTGGGGTAAACCGGGTCGGAGGACTCTCTTGGTGTAGTCTGGGAATATGGGTTATGCTACCTCTGTCCTATATATGCATAAAACTATGATAAGTATTTGCTGTGAAGCCCTTAGAATGTATAGCACTGGTACCTGTAGACTTCGGCCTAGCAATCCATATCTTGCTTGAAGGAAGCAAGGCAGGGGCTGCACATTACCATGCAGGGATAGTAAGGAGATGAAGGAACTAATTGAGGTCCTTAGAGCTAGTCTATTCCAGAATGTCCCTTTTCAGCCTCAACCCCATCATTTCAACCCAAGTCTCTCACTATGCTTCTTAAATGTGCAGGTACTTGCCTGGAGTTACAGCCCTCTCTATACCTGCAGTCACATTCTATTTCCAGCCTATTCTAAAGGCTGGTATACAAACTTACTCTCCACATtgttaaaaatctgagaaatgtaCCCTCTAGTGCCAATTAAGCCAGAATATGGCACTGAAGACACTCCCAACCAAAGAATTCTCTTGGtcaactcatactccaaccaaggactattcatgaagataacctagaacccctgcacagatgtagcacatgacagttcagtgtccaagtgggttacatagtaatgggaagagggactgtctctgacataatctgattggcctgttctttaatcacctccccctgaggggggagcagccttaccaggccacagaagatgacaatgcagccactcctgatgtgatctgatagaataagatcggaaggaaggagaagagaacctcccctatcagtggacttggggaggggcatatgtgaagaaggtgggaccaggaggggaggaaggaggggcttatggggggatacaaagtgaataaactgtaattaataataaaaaaaaagaaaagaaaaagaattctcttGGTCATGTGTGTAGTTACTACTTCATCTTCTCTCAGTTCCAACAAAGACCCCCAAAACTGTAGCCACTTCTTTCTCTGGGGCTGTGACTTTGAGAGTCAAAGGTCCAACTAAAAAGAAAGCTGATACCTAAAAGGTCAAGTCATTATGATCACTTGTCAACCTGACCTTTTTTGTACCCTCAGCCAAGAAGGTGAAATCCCTCAGTAAAACCCCCATCAGCATCCCTATCTGTCCTGCTCACTGTCACTAGCAGCATGTGATACTGGTGTAATATGACGAAATGGAAATATGCTGCTAG is a genomic window containing:
- the LOC110566598 gene encoding LOW QUALITY PROTEIN: olfactory receptor 52W1 (The sequence of the model RefSeq protein was modified relative to this genomic sequence to represent the inferred CDS: inserted 1 base in 1 codon; deleted 1 base in 1 codon; substituted 1 base at 1 genomic stop codon) → MRPKLHHYRMAETPQSNFTFQCPAFFRDGQCWLALAFGPMXSLALLGNATLPAVIQIDSLHQPLFLLLATLAATDLGLATCIAPGLLAVLRRGPPPVQYTACLSQLFFVHALTAVESGVLLAMACDRAGAVGRPLYHPILVAKACLGCAILALTLKAVATVVPFPLLVARSEHFHAKIIHHAYCAHMAVVELVVVNTWVINLYGLALSLAVSGIDILGIAGSYGLTAHAVLQLPTREARAKALGTCSSHICVILAFYVPGLFFYITHHFGCHTVPKPVHILLSNIYLLLPPALNPLIYGVHTKQMRDXFLEMFKFRKNKSNFNGQWALG